From Bacillus basilensis, a single genomic window includes:
- the metK gene encoding methionine adenosyltransferase: MTKKRHLFTSESVTEGHPDKICDQISDSILDAILSKDANARVACETTVTTGLVLVAGEITTSTYVDIPKIVRETIQGIGYTRAKYGFDAETCAVLTSIDEQSADIAMGVDQALEAREGQMTDAEIEAIGAGDQGLMFGFACNETQELMPLPISLAHKLARRLTEVRKDDTLSYLRPDGKTQVTVEYDENGKPVRVDTIVISTQHHPDVTWEEIDRDLKEHVIKTVVPAELMDGETKFFINPTGRFVIGGPQGDAGLTGRKIIVDTYGGYARHGGGAFSGKDATKVDRSAAYAARYVAKNIVAAGLADKAEVQLAYAIGVAQPVSISVDTFGTGKVSEDVLVELVRNNFDLRPAGIIKMLDLRRPIYKQTAAYGHFGRTDVDLSWERTDKAAALKEQAGL; encoded by the coding sequence ATGACAAAAAAACGTCATCTGTTCACATCTGAGTCTGTAACTGAAGGACATCCAGATAAAATTTGTGACCAAATTTCTGATTCAATTTTAGATGCGATCTTATCAAAAGACGCAAATGCACGTGTAGCTTGTGAAACAACTGTAACAACTGGTTTAGTATTGGTAGCGGGGGAAATTACGACTTCTACTTACGTAGATATTCCAAAAATCGTTCGTGAAACAATTCAAGGCATTGGTTACACACGCGCAAAATACGGATTCGATGCAGAAACTTGTGCAGTTTTAACATCTATCGATGAGCAATCTGCTGACATCGCTATGGGTGTTGACCAAGCGCTAGAAGCACGCGAAGGTCAAATGACTGACGCTGAGATTGAGGCAATTGGTGCAGGAGACCAAGGTTTAATGTTTGGTTTCGCATGTAATGAGACACAAGAATTAATGCCACTTCCAATCTCGCTTGCTCACAAATTAGCTCGCCGTTTAACTGAAGTACGTAAAGATGACACATTATCATACTTACGTCCGGATGGAAAAACGCAAGTTACAGTTGAGTATGATGAAAATGGTAAACCTGTACGTGTAGATACAATTGTAATTTCTACACAGCATCATCCAGATGTTACATGGGAAGAAATCGATCGCGATTTAAAAGAGCATGTAATTAAGACTGTAGTTCCAGCAGAATTAATGGATGGAGAAACGAAATTCTTCATTAACCCAACTGGTCGCTTCGTAATTGGTGGACCACAAGGTGATGCTGGTTTAACAGGACGTAAAATCATCGTTGATACTTACGGTGGATACGCTCGCCACGGTGGTGGTGCATTCTCTGGTAAAGATGCAACAAAAGTTGACCGCTCTGCAGCATATGCAGCTCGTTATGTTGCGAAAAACATCGTAGCAGCTGGTCTTGCTGATAAAGCAGAAGTACAACTTGCATACGCAATCGGTGTAGCACAACCAGTATCAATTTCAGTTGATACATTCGGCACTGGTAAAGTATCTGAAGACGTACTAGTAGAACTAGTTCGTAACAACTTCGATCTTCGCCCAGCTGGTATTATTAAAATGCTAGACTTACGTCGCCCAATTTACAAACAAACAGCAGCTTACGGCCACTTCGGACGTACTGATGTAGATCTATCATGGGAACGTACAGACAAAGCTGCAGCTTTAAAAGAGCAAGCTGGTCTATAA